The following coding sequences lie in one Palaemon carinicauda isolate YSFRI2023 chromosome 7, ASM3689809v2, whole genome shotgun sequence genomic window:
- the LOC137644289 gene encoding tigger transposable element-derived protein 1-like, with translation MHPKIARYVKLRNKKMNAMIMKFEICKKYEEGTRIVTLAREYGRNKPTISPIIKNKEAIKASKSSKGMIILASGRTSINDEMERLLLIWIEEKQIVDDTLKQSVISHKASAIFDDLVEAQRDGGDEGTSQQAPQVFKDSDGWFDHFRRTGIRSVIRHGEAASSDKKAADEFLRKFEELISGEAYIPQQFFNCEETGLFWKKMPHRTYITSEEKNLPGHIPMKDRLTLAFCANSSGDLKIKPLLVYHSENSRKAQNIMKDRLPVFRRSNGNAWVMRPILSG, from the coding sequence ATGCACCCCAAGATTGCTAGATATGTTAAATTGAGAAATAAGAAGATGAATGCTATGATAATGAAGTTtgagatatgcaagaaatatgaagaaggcacgCGTATCGTTACCCTTGCCAGGGAATATGGCCGTAACAAGCCGACGATTAGtccaattatcaagaacaaggaagctattaaagcaagCAAATCTTCTAAGGGTATGAttatccttgccagtggaaggacctcaatcaatgacgagatggagagactccttctaatATGGATTGAAGAAAAGCAAATCGTTGATGATACACTCAAGCAATCAGTAATTtcacacaaggcgagcgccatcttcgatgatctcgtggaagcccagagagacggcggagatgaAGGAACGTCTCAGCAAGCCCCCCAAGTGTTCAAGGATTCTGATGGGTGGTTTGATCACTTTAGGAGGACTGGTATTCGCTCAGTCATccggcatggagaggcggccagttctgacaagaaagcagcagacgaATTCCTCAGGAAGTTTGAGGAATTAATTTCCGGAGAAGCCTACATCCCTCAGCAATTTTTTAACTGTGaggaaactggccttttctggaagaaaatgccccatcGTACATATATCACATCAGAAGAAAAGAATCTTCCTGGCCATataccgatgaaggacagacttaccctcgcattttgtgcaaattccagtggggacttgaaaattaagcccctactggtgtaccactcagagaattCTCGtaaggcacaaaatatcatgaaggatAGGCTTCCGGTATTTAGGAGGTCTAATGGCAATGCTTGGGTCATGAGGCCCATACTGAGTGGgtaa